The following nucleotide sequence is from Kineobactrum salinum.
CGACCACCAGCGTCTGGTGGATACCTATTTCAGCCATTATCCGGGCTACTATTTCACCGGCGACGGCGCCAGCCGGGACAAAGACGGCTACTACTGGATCACCGGCCGGGTGGACGACGTACTGAACGTCTCCGGTCACCGGATGGGTACGGCGGAAGTTGAGAGTGCGCTTGTGCTGCACGAGGATATCGCCGAAGCAGCCGTGGTCGGCTTTCCTCACGATATCAAGGGCCAGGGTATCTACTGCTTTGTGACCCCGATGGATAACGTGGAGGCTTCAGCAAAACTGGAGGCGGAACTGATCGAGCTCTGCGTCCAGGAAATCGGCGCGATCGCCAAACCGGACGTGATCCAGTGGGCCCCCGGCCTGCCGAAAACCCGCTCCGGTAAAATCATGCGCCGTATCCTGCGCAAGATCGCCGAGAACGAAGTGGACAACCTGGGCGACACCAGCACCCTGGCGGACCCCGCGGTAGTCGACCACCTGGTGGCCAACCGGGCCGGACCGGCCTGATGCCGCGTCGGCTCGGCGCCCGCCCCACCTGACGTCTCTACCTTTCTGGTAAGTCTCAACGAAATCATATGGGATACCAGGTGTGGGCGTTTACTTTTGCCCCATAGAGCTCAATGACATAATTTCAGGTTATTTAAGTTGGGACCTCGCCTCCAGTTCCAGGGACTGCGCCATGCCGCCCAGCCACCGGTTCAGCCGGTCGACCACAGTGCGTCGCGCGATGGTTTTGCAAGCGGCGCGTTCCTTTGCGGTAGCTTGGTTTTTGCTGCTAGCATAGCGGCTGGCTGACATGAGGCTTGCTCCCTGGCTGTTCTGTCAAGGAGCTATTCTCGCGCTAATACGACTGCAAGACGAACGATTCGTACTTGAAGAAAACATAAGCTGAACTTATGGTGAAAATACTGTCCCACTTGGGTGCACTGCGCTGCGTGGAAGCTGCTGCGCGGCATCAGAGCTACTCCAGGGCCGCGGATGAATTGCATGTGTCGCAGGCTGCGGTCAGTCAGCAGATCCGGCAGATTGAGGACGTGCTGGGGGTAAAGCTGTTTATTCGTCGCGGGCGCAACATGGTATTGACCACCAGGGGCGCACAGCTGGCCACTCAGTTGAGCAAGGGCTTTCAGGCCATTGTCGAGGGCGTGCACCAGATCCAGAGCGAGCCGGTCCCCGGCACATTGAATGTCACCACCACCCAGTCGCTGGGCACCATGCTACTGATGCCCAACTTGTGGAAGTTCCACCAGCAGCACCCCCAGATCAATGTGCGGGTGACGGTCTCCAGCGAGCTCGAGGACCTGAAGCACGGCGAAATGGATGTGGCGATCCGTTTCGGCTTCTCCGAACAGCCGGGGTTGTGTCGGCAGCTGCTGTTCGAAGATCCCCTGGTCGCCCTCTGCTCACCCCGCCTGCTGGAGCATGTGGACCTGTCCGATCCGCGCAATCTCCGGGAATGCTGGCTGGTGGACGCCGACTACAGCCCCGGGAGAGACTGGCAGACTTGGCTCCAGCTGGCGGAGCTGGACTTTAGCGACGACGAGATCAAATGGCTGCGGGTCAGCAACCTGGACATGGCGCTGAGCGCGGTGATGTCCGGCCACGGACTTTTTCTCGGCTCGCTGACCCTGTCGAAGCAGCTGCTCGCCGCCGGCACACTGGTCAAGCCCTTCCCCTACCGTATCGAAAATGGTGTCCGCTACTGCTTCCTGCACGACGAACATTCCTCGCGAGTAGAACGAATACAGATATTCAAGGATTGGCTGTTCAAGTTAGTACGGGACTCGGACGATATCAGCTGAGATGCCCGGCTGGGAGTCCCCTCCCAACAGGGCATGAAAGGTCTCACTGAGGATTGAACACCAACTCTCCGGCAGCGACAAAATTGAACAGCAGCGCAGTGGCCGAGCCCAGTGCCAGAGGGATCAAAGGCAGGCTGGCGAGCATCAGCAGGGCCTCGATCACGATCACATAGATGCCCGAGGAGCTGGGCTCGCTAGGCCCACGTCAGCGGCGTGATAGAGGCGTCAATCAGGTGCGGGCCCGGGCTATTGAGCGCGGCCGCCAGGGCGGCGCCAAACTCCTCGGCGGTTTCCGCACGACTGGCGTCAACGCCCATGCCCTGCGCCAGCGCGACAAAATCCATGTCCGGCGAGCCAATGTCCAGTGAACTCGCCGCCTTCGGGCCGGGCTTACCGCCGCGGGCACCAGTGCGGGCAAACTCCAGTTCCAGAATGCTGTATTTGCGGTTGTTGAAAATGATCACCGCGATATCGAGCTGTTCCCGCGCCATGGTCCACAAGGCCTGGATGGTATACATCGCGCTGCCGTCTCCTTCCAGGCAGATCACCTTGCGCTGGGGCCGCGCCAGCGCCGCGCCGACCGCCGCAGGAAGTCCCCAGCCGATGGCGCCACCGGTCAGGTGCAGCCATTCGTGGGGCTGGGCGTTTGCGGTCGCCGTAAAGCAGCTCAGTCCCATCGTGATACCCTCATCGACGACGATCGCATGCTCCGGCAGGCAGTGAGCCAGGGCCTGGGCCACTGCATTGGCATCCAGTTCCCCGGTGGGCAGTGCCGGCAGCTCCAGCGGGCGAACCTCCGGCGGCACATTCACTGCATCCAACTGTTCCAGCAGCCGCTCCAGCACCTGCTCGACGTCCTGGTCGGGACCGGCCAGCAGCAGTTGCTCACAGCTCTCCGGCGCGAGCGCACTGGGGACATTCGGATAGGCGAAAAATGCCACCGGCGGAGCCGCCCCCAGCAAAATCAGCTGTTCGGCATCGCGCAGCTGGTCGATGGCCATCTCGGCCAGGTACGGCAGGCGCTCCACCACACCGGTACCCGCCCCCCGGCGCTGCCGTGCAGGGAAGGTCTCGGTCATCACCTGGGCGCCGGTGGCCTTGCCGATACGGTTGGCCAGCAAGGTATGTTCACCGTTGATTTCCCGCCCGCCCAGCAAGATCACTGTGCGCTTGCCGGACTGCAGCATCTCCACCGCCCGCTGCAGACTCCCGCTGGATACCGATGAGGGAGCCGGCAAAGTCGCGGGCGGCGCAGTGCCGGCCGGACTTTCGCCCCAGGACACATCCGCCGGCAGGATCAGCGTGGCAATATTGCCGCGGCCGGCCTGGCGCACGGCTTCGGCGGTATCCTGCCCGATCTCTTCGGGCGTTGCGCAACTGTGTACCCAGTGTGACACCGGCGCGGCGATGGCGGCGATGTCCGAGGTCAGTGGTGAGTCGTACTGCAGGTGATAGGTAGCGTGGTCGCCGACAATATTGACTATCGGCACATTGCCCTTCCTGGCATTGTGAATATTCGCCAGCGCATTGCCCAGCCCCGGACCCAGGTGCAACAACGTCGCGGCCGGCTTGCGCGCCATCCGGGCGTAACCATCCGCAGCGCCACTGACCACGCCCTCGAACAGGCACAGCACACAGCGCAGCCCCGCGACCTCATCAAGGGCGGCAACAAAATGCATTTCCGAAGTGCCGGGATTGCTGAAACAGATTTCCACACCACTGTCTACCAGTGTGCTTACCAGGCTTTCTGCGCCATTCATTGTTCGGGCTCCATTGCGGTGGCTAAGGCAGCGGCGGCAGTTGACACCGGAAGACAAGCTCCGCAGTGGCCGCCACAGACTGCATATTAGCGCCTGCGGCCGAGCCGCGCGAGCATCCACAGCCGCTGCGGATCATTGCAGTCGCGTATTTTCCGGGAAACATTCAACCGCGAGGGCGGATAATAGAATAAAAAAGGGACACCGTCGCCGGCATCCCTTTGTTCAGCTATGGCTATCGCCGCGCGGTGCTACTCGTCGGTTACCGGCTCGGCGATGATCTCGTCTTCCAACAATTCCTTGATGGAAAGCTTGATGCGGCCGCGTTGATCGACATCCAGGACCTTGACTTCCACTTCCTGGCCTTCTTTCAGATAGTCGGTCACATTCTCCACCCGCTCGTGGGCGATCTGGGAAATGTGCACCAGGCCATCCTTGCCGGGCAGGATATTGACGAAGGCGCCGAAGTCAACGATGCGGGCGACGGTACCTTTGTAAGTTGCACCGACCTCTGCCTCTGCGGTGATCTCTTCGATCATCGCCACGGCCTTGTCACGGGCACTCTGGTCCTGGCCAAAGACCCGCACCGCACCGCTGTCGTCAATGTCGACAGTCGCGCCAGAGGCCTCGGTAATGGCGCGGATGGTGGCGCCACCCTTGCCGATGATGTCACGGATCTTGTCCGCATCCACCTTCAGCGTCACCATGCTGGGCGCATTTTCGGACGTCACTTCGCGAGGCGCCGCGAGAACCACGTTCATCTGCCCCAGGATATGCAGGCGGGCCTGCTGTGCCTGTTGCAGGGCGATGTCCATGATCTGCTCGGTGATACCTTCGATCTTGATATCCATTTGCAGCGCGGTGACACCGGCGGCAGTGCCGGCCACCTTGAAGTCCATGTCACCGAGGTGATCCTCGTCACCCAGAATGTCGGTCAGCACGGCAAACTGGTTGCCGTCCTTGACCAGGCCCATCGCAATACCGGCCACCGGCGCCTTCAACGGCACACCCGCGGCCATCATGGCCAGCGAGCCAACGCAGACCGAAGCCATGGAGCTGGAACCGTTGGATTCAGTGATCTCCGAGACCAGGCGTATGGTGTAGGGGAACGATTCTTCATCGGGCAGTACCGCCGCCAGACCGCGCCGCGCCAACCGGCCATGGCCGACTTCACGGCGATTGGTGAAACCGACACGTCCCGCCTCACCCACGGAATAGGGCGGGAAGTTGTAGTGCAGCATGAATGGGTCGCGGCGCTCGCCTTCCAGCGCGTCGATGATCTGCGCGTCGCGGGTGGAGCCCAAGGTCACCGCGCCGATGGCCTGGGTTTCGCCGCGGGTAAACAGCGCCGAACCGTGTACCTTCGGCAGCACGTCCACCTCGCAGGCGATGGCCCGCACGGTACGGGTATCGCGGCCATCGATGCGCGGCTCGCCGGCCAGGATGCGCTTGCGCACCATGTTCTTCTCGACCGCCTTGAACACGTCCTTGACCTCATCGGCGGACGGTCCGCCCTCGACCGCGAGGGCCTCGACACAGGCCTTGCGGATTTCGCTGACACGCCCGTAACGCTCGGCTTTGTCAGTGATCCGGTAGGCTTCGCCCAGCTCGCTCTTGACCTGGCTTTCCACCGCGGCGGTCAATTCCTGGTTAACGGCGGCCGGCTCCCAATCCCAACGCGGCTTGCCTGCCTCGGCGACCAGTTCATTGATGGCCTGGATGACGAC
It contains:
- the pnp gene encoding polyribonucleotide nucleotidyltransferase, producing MNPVTKTFQYGGHTVTLETGRIARQATGAVLVTVENTAVLVTVVAEKTAKEGMPFFPLGVHYQEKTYSVGKIPGGFFKREGRPSEKETLTSRLIDRPIRPLFPNGFMNEVQVICTVMSADKHIDPDIPAMIGTSAALAISGCPFNGPIGGARVGFDEHNGYILNPTYEQLAGSKLNMVVAGTADAVLMVESEAQELSEDQMLGAVLYGHQEMQVVIQAINELVAEAGKPRWDWEPAAVNQELTAAVESQVKSELGEAYRITDKAERYGRVSEIRKACVEALAVEGGPSADEVKDVFKAVEKNMVRKRILAGEPRIDGRDTRTVRAIACEVDVLPKVHGSALFTRGETQAIGAVTLGSTRDAQIIDALEGERRDPFMLHYNFPPYSVGEAGRVGFTNRREVGHGRLARRGLAAVLPDEESFPYTIRLVSEITESNGSSSMASVCVGSLAMMAAGVPLKAPVAGIAMGLVKDGNQFAVLTDILGDEDHLGDMDFKVAGTAAGVTALQMDIKIEGITEQIMDIALQQAQQARLHILGQMNVVLAAPREVTSENAPSMVTLKVDADKIRDIIGKGGATIRAITEASGATVDIDDSGAVRVFGQDQSARDKAVAMIEEITAEAEVGATYKGTVARIVDFGAFVNILPGKDGLVHISQIAHERVENVTDYLKEGQEVEVKVLDVDQRGRIKLSIKELLEDEIIAEPVTDE
- a CDS encoding acetolactate synthase large subunit → MNGAESLVSTLVDSGVEICFSNPGTSEMHFVAALDEVAGLRCVLCLFEGVVSGAADGYARMARKPAATLLHLGPGLGNALANIHNARKGNVPIVNIVGDHATYHLQYDSPLTSDIAAIAAPVSHWVHSCATPEEIGQDTAEAVRQAGRGNIATLILPADVSWGESPAGTAPPATLPAPSSVSSGSLQRAVEMLQSGKRTVILLGGREINGEHTLLANRIGKATGAQVMTETFPARQRRGAGTGVVERLPYLAEMAIDQLRDAEQLILLGAAPPVAFFAYPNVPSALAPESCEQLLLAGPDQDVEQVLERLLEQLDAVNVPPEVRPLELPALPTGELDANAVAQALAHCLPEHAIVVDEGITMGLSCFTATANAQPHEWLHLTGGAIGWGLPAAVGAALARPQRKVICLEGDGSAMYTIQALWTMAREQLDIAVIIFNNRKYSILELEFARTGARGGKPGPKAASSLDIGSPDMDFVALAQGMGVDASRAETAEEFGAALAAALNSPGPHLIDASITPLTWA
- a CDS encoding LysR substrate-binding domain-containing protein, whose translation is MVKILSHLGALRCVEAAARHQSYSRAADELHVSQAAVSQQIRQIEDVLGVKLFIRRGRNMVLTTRGAQLATQLSKGFQAIVEGVHQIQSEPVPGTLNVTTTQSLGTMLLMPNLWKFHQQHPQINVRVTVSSELEDLKHGEMDVAIRFGFSEQPGLCRQLLFEDPLVALCSPRLLEHVDLSDPRNLRECWLVDADYSPGRDWQTWLQLAELDFSDDEIKWLRVSNLDMALSAVMSGHGLFLGSLTLSKQLLAAGTLVKPFPYRIENGVRYCFLHDEHSSRVERIQIFKDWLFKLVRDSDDIS